A single genomic interval of Coregonus clupeaformis isolate EN_2021a chromosome 36, ASM2061545v1, whole genome shotgun sequence harbors:
- the LOC121552543 gene encoding keratin-associated protein 4-5-like: protein MAEYNKCIYSLQITIHHKYSDILSCDILSCYILSCYILSCYILSCYILSCYILSCYILSCYILSCYIRSCYILSCYILSCYILSRYILSLYILSCYILSCYILSCYILSCYILSRYILSCYILSCYILSCYILSRYILSCYILSCYILSCYILSCYILSCYILSCYILSCYILSCYILSCYILSCYILSCYILSCYILSCYIRSCLVTVSLVDSGSLI, encoded by the exons atggcagaatacaataAGTGTatctactcactcc AGATCACCATACACCATAAGTACAGCGACATCCTGTCCTGCGACATCCTGTCCTGCTACATCCTGTCCTGCTACATCCTGTCCTGTTACATCCTGTCCTGCTACATCCTGTCCTGTTACATCCTGTCCTGCTACATCCTGTCCTGCTACATCCTGTCCTGCTACATCCGGTCCTGCTACATCCTGTCCTGTTACATCCTGTCCTGCTACATCCTGTCCCGTTACATCCTGTCCCTTTACATCCTGTCCTGTTACATCCTGTCCTGCTACATCCTGTCCTGTTACATCCTGTCCTGCTACATCCTGTCCCGTTACATCCTGTCCTGTTACATCCTGTCCTGCTACATCCTGTCCTGTTACATCCTGTCCCGCTACATCCTGTCCTGCTACATCCTGTCCTGTTACATCCTGTCCTGCTACATCCTGTCCTGCTACATCCTGTCCTGCTACATCCTGTCCTGCTACATCCTGTCCTGTTACATCCTGTCCTGCTACATCCTGTCCTGCTACATCCTGTCCTGCTACATCCTGTCCTGTTACATCCTGTCCTGCTACATCCTGTCCTGCTACATCCGGTCCTGCTTGGTCACAGTTTCTCTTGTTGACAGTGGATCACTGATATGA
- the LOC121552890 gene encoding LOW QUALITY PROTEIN: vertnin-like (The sequence of the model RefSeq protein was modified relative to this genomic sequence to represent the inferred CDS: deleted 2 bases in 1 codon), protein MIQRKEVVLSVLGELQDATESSGLDALTRVALEVYQVLTPFTLPSSPYREFPDWAGIDGVARSLYPADAPGGLLPLVCKGEGNLLFDAASMLLVGTASLRLELQVRTVVEMLLWKRYYLGGMIDSKVMLQAARFSLCAEESEDMLNLPLSVLEAIFDADVKASCFPGSYANMWHLYALSSVLQWNVYSVYPMYNLKIRPYFNRLIRPRSYPKDVNPVTMHIMWSGELEGGSSSSRFRPRVFVALVQASDLQVGSPNDELRVPPLKTLELLNRDSHLSYSSLKDKYNITKSTFYRWRRQTQEHRKKSAARYEAKHFLQACYLEGKLIPLHLFKELFPEISRSTYYAWKHELISSGGSFSTLSAGEVSPGDSTEQESWSSPESKPGQEEDHEVEPDPERHDSVASLFGLNYNSDKMDGERAQSMALMQEAKKVLQNCIAMNTSFPFRIFKRSFPGISRSTYYNWRREAMLFNCGYKVGSSENSLDADKSSPTGGLSPIVGTESHGHAAAVFPRAKICRNNHKGFRMVFLRRKKLREAAKVKVWRSKWPLSRFRVKYPSLSLCFYWLWRNSASRTRKEEITTPSLEMDRSEVIIMENNNNAVKGNGMMMMMAEREIKTRAPIQDVFSFEGDPTEDLRGPVTMASVTSPFDAPSLYRGPPCSSPSPTQPRCPPPPPTDDQMFVMDLVVLANFKAKAKLFLQQRFEEKSFPTFKEFRSYFPLTPRSTYYMWKRALHHGVPLVHG, encoded by the exons ATGATTCAGAGGAAGGAGGTGGTACTCTCAGTCCTAGGGGAGCTGCAGGATGCCACGGAGAGCTCCGGCCTGGACGCCCTCACCAGGGTAGCACTGGAGGTCTACCAGGTCCTGACCCCCTTCACCCTGCCTTCCTCCCCCTACCGTGAGTTCCCTGACTGGGCAGGGATCGACGGCGTGGCCCGTAGCCTGTACCCTGCAGATGCTCCCGGAGGCCTCCTGCCTCTGGTCTGTAAGGGAGAGGGGAACTTGCTGTTTGATGCAGCCAGCATGCTGCTAGTGGGGACCGCTAGTCTCAGGCTGGAGCTACAG GTGCGTACGGTGGTGGAGATGCTGCTGTGGAAGAGATACTACCTGGGTGGTATGATCGACTCTAAGGTGATGCTGCAGGCAGCCAGGTTCAGCTTGTGTGCCGAGGAGTCAGAGGACATGCTCAACCTCCCGCTCTCCGTCCTCGAAGCTATCTTCGACGCCGACGTCAAAGCCTCCTGCTTCCCCGGCTCCTACGCCAACATGTGGCACCTCTACGCCCTTTCCTCTGTCCTCCAGTGGAACGTCTACTCTGTCTACCCCATGTACAACCTCAAGATACGACCCTACTTCAACCGCCTGATAAGACCGAGGTCCTACCCCAAAGATGTGAACCCCGTCACCATGCACATCATGTGGTCTGGAGAGCTGGAGGGAGGCTCCTCCAGCTCCAGGTTCAGACCCAGAGTCTTTGTAGCGTTAGTCCAGGCTAGTGACCTCCAGGTGGGCAGTCCTAACGATGAGCTGAGGGTCCCCCCGCTGAAGACCCTGGAGCTTCTCAACCGGGACTCTCACCTGTCCTACTCCAGTCTGAAGGACAAGTACAACATCACCAAGAGCACCTTCTACCGCTGGAGGCGGCAGACGCAGGAGCACCGCAAGAAGTCTGCTGCCAG GTACGAGGCCAAACACTTCCTCCAGGCGTGCTATCTGGAAGGGAAGCTCATCCCACTGCACCTGTTTAAAGAGTTATTCCCTGAGATCTCCAGGTCCACCTACTATGCATGGAAGCACGAGCTGATCTCGTCCGGCGGTAGTTTCTCCACGTTGTCCGCGGGGGAGGTGAGTCCAGGGGACAGCACGGAGCAGGAGTCCTGGTCCTCCCCAGAGTCCAAGCCCGGGCAGGAGGAGGACCATGAGGTAGAGCCAGACCCAGAGCGCCACGACAGCGTGGCCAGTCTGTTCGGCCTGAACTACAACAGTGATAAGATGGATGGAGAACGGGCCCAGAGCATGGCGCTGATGCAGGAGGCCAAGAAGGTTCTTCAGAACTGCATCGCTATGAATACATCATTCCCCTTCCGGATCTTCAAGAGGAGCTTCCCTGGGATCTCCAG gTCAACTTACTACAACTGGAGGAGAGAGGCCATGCTATTTAACTGTGGCTACAAGGTTGGGAGCAGTGAAAACAGCTTGGATGCGGATAAGAGTAGTCCCACCGGTGGTCTGTCCCCTATCGTGGGGACTGAGAGCCATGGTCATGCTGCCGCCGTCTTCCCCAGAGCGAAGATCTGTAGAAACAACCATAAAGGGTTCAGGATGGTGTTCCTACGCAGGAAGAAGCTCCGAGAAGCTGCCAAGGTGAAGGTCTGGAGGTCAAAATGGCCTCTGTCTAGGTTCAGAGTGAAGTAcccctccctgtccctctgtTTCTATTGGTTGTGGCGAAACAGCGCCAGTCGAACCAGGAAGGAGGAAATCACCACCCCGTCACTAGAGATGGACAGGTCTGAGGTCATTATTATGGAGAACAACAACAACGCAGTGAAAGGGAatgggatgatgatgatgatggcagAGCGTGAGATAAAGACGAGGGCTCCAATTCAGGACGTGTTCTCCTTTGAGGGGGACCCAACAGAGGATCTGAGGGGCCCTGTCACCATGGCCTCTGTGACATCCCCCTTCGACGCCCCCTCCCTCTACCGAGGTCCCCCCTGCTCCTCCCCCTCACCAACCCAACCAAGATGTCCGCCGCCACCACCG ACAGACGACCAGATGTTTGTGATGGATCTGGTGGTCCTGGCCAACTTCAAGGCCAAGGCCAAACTGTTCCTCCAGCAACGCTTCGAGGAGAAGTCCTTCCCCACCTTCAAAGAGTTCAGGTCCTACTTCCCCCTGACTCCCCGATCCACATACTATATGTGGAAGAGGGCCCTGCATCACGGCGTGCCACTGGTACATGGCTGA